Part of the Fusarium verticillioides 7600 chromosome 10, whole genome shotgun sequence genome is shown below.
TGCATTGTTCAGCCTGTTCCTCAGTGCCGTGCTGGACAGTACACCAACGGACGATGCATCATCACTGAGAGCCCTCGTTGCCGCCCTGGTGCCGTTTTCAACGGAGAGAACTGTGTTCTCGAGGACCGTGCGGCTTGCCCTCCCGGAAGTGTTCTCAGCGGCAAGAAGTGTGGCTCTAGCACTCCTCCCGTCTGTGAGCCTGGCCACACTCTGACCGGTAATTAATGTATCTCATAGGAGCGTCCTCAGTTCTCTCGTGGATCCACCGTTGTTGGCCGATACTGCAAGTACCCCGATCTTCCTGTCTGTGAGCGCGGCACCAACCACCACGATGATGACTGCACTTCTTCCATTACTCCGGAGTGCCCTACCGGAAGCTCTTTCAATGGAGTTAACTGCATCTCAAATGATCGTCCTATTTGTAGGCCTGGCTACATCTTCAACGGCGCTACTTGTGTCTCGGAGAAAGATGTCCCGGCCTGCCCCAACAATATGCAATTTGATGGCACCAACTGTGTCTCAAAGGAGCGACCTATCTGTGACCCTAGAAAGTCCTTCGATGGCGGTACTTGTGTCGATCACTCTGATCCTCAATGCCGACCTGGTCTTGTTTTCGACGGCACCAGCTGTGCATCTAAGGAGCCTCCCCGCTGTGAACCTGGTACCAGCTGGAACGGAAGCAAATGTACTTCTGAGAAGAACCCAGGCTGTGCTCCCGGTATGAAGTACAACtctgagactgagacttgCGACTCATCTCTCAAACCCCGTTGCCCTACTGGAACGGAGCTCagagatgatgtttgtgtCTCGGTTACTCCTCCTCAGTGCGCGAGTGGCACCACCAGAAAGGGTGACAAGTGTGTCTCTGTCGAGCTTCCCCGTTGCCCTCAAGGTCTTACTCCCAGCGGTGGTCTTTGCATCTCCACCAAGGTACCTGAGTGTGGCGAGGGCACTATCTTCGACGGCAAGGGATGTGTTATTGGCAAGACCGACGAGTGTTATACTCTTCGCACTAGCCCTCCTGTCGGTGCTGCTGGCCTCCCTGCTGAGGGCGGTCGCTAAACCTGTTTCCTAAAAGTCTGAATCCCCCATTTGTATCAATAGTATGAGCCTCAACTCAAAAATTGACAACTTtcatttctcaatctctttgtTTAGCCTGGTGACTTCCAACTCAACGTGAGATATCTGAAGACCTAGTCGTCCCAGCGATGTGATTTTCCTAGATTCGTAGTCCTGGTGAGTGTAGAGCTGTATAAAAACCTGTTTAGTTCAGACTGGTTATGAATTTACGTAACTCTAGGGTGGTGAGCCTGGGCCACACTAAGCGCATATCCAACGGGGTCTCCTAAGAGTCAACTTTAAATATCGGTAGTATTGATTTTCACTATTGATATATTCTATCCGAATTTCCTCCAGGGTGAACCCTTCGCATTTACGCACCGTTACCGTTGTAGGCAACGCTGTTAGGAGAGCCGCTGAGAGTACCAGTGATTCTGCCAGTAGTGGCAAGAGACTTAATACGGTTGGTAACGGAGGCAGGGGTGGagagaccctcaagaacctggAGGTACAGAGCAAGACCGGCAACGTGGGGGCAGGCCATGGAGGTACcgctgatggtgttggtagCAGAGTTGGAGCCGATCCAGGtggagaggatgttgacACCAGGGCCGAAGACGTCGACGCCAGCACCGTAGTTAGTGAAGGAAGCAGGGCGCCAGCTAGAGTCGATGGCGGCAACGGTCAGAGCGTTGGGGGCGTTGGCAGGAGACTGGCCAGAGACGGGAAGAGGTCGGCCGAACTGGTCACCGTTACCGGCAGCAACAACAGAGAGGACACCAGAGTTGTAGGCAGCGTTGATGGCAGAGGTCCAGGTCTGAGAAGCGGGACCGCCGAGAGACAGGTTGATCACAGAGCGGCCAGCACGGCTCTTGGAGGTGATGTCGTTGACAGCCCAGTTGAAGCCAGCAAGGATAGTGGAGGTAGATCCCGAACTGCCAGCGAAGACCTTGACggagatgatgttggcctaGAAAGTTAATCAGTCTTTGATTAGAAAGAAGGAATTGTATTTGACTTACCTGCTTGGCGACACCGTAGGTAGAACTAGCGATGGTACCGGCAACGTGAGTACCGTGACCGAGGGTATCCTCGTgagcaccaccaacagcgTTGTAACCAAGAGAAGCACGGCCACCGAAGTTGGTGTGGCTGACCTGGACACCGCTGTCAACGACGTAGGCGTAAGAGCCTTGGCCGGCAGTGGTGTCGTAGATGTAGCTGGTAGAGCCGGAGGTTCGGTGAGAGATCGTACCGAGACCCCATGGGGCACCAGACTGGGTAGTCAGAGCACGGTCAGTAAGCTCGGGCTCAGACTCCTCGTAGCTGAGGTACATAGTGTAGTCAGGCTCAACGAAGGCAACCTATAGCATGTCAGCGATTGAATGACTATAAAACCAGATCTGTCAACAAACCTCAgggctcttcttgatctcagcaatgGTGGACTTGTCGAACTCGCCAGAGTAAGCGCTCcagctgctgatgttgaaagtcttctcaacaccagaagTATCacgcttgttgaggctgcGGCGGTGGACATCGCCGACCCAGTTCAAGTGAGCCGCAACTGAGGAGTCAGAGGCATCAGgcttgagggtgatgatgtaCTTGTCGGGGACAGCCTCTCGCTTGGAGAGGATATCGGCAGGAGCAGCGAGGACTGCGGGGAGCAGAGCTCCAAGAGCCAGAGCAAGGCGGCGGAAGCTAGTCATGATGAACAGAGAGATACAAGAGGAGATGAG
Proteins encoded:
- a CDS encoding alkaline proteinase produces the protein MTSFRRLALALGALLPAVLAAPADILSKREAVPDKYIITLKPDASDSSVAAHLNWVGDVHRRSLNKRDTSGVEKTFNISSWSAYSGEFDKSTIAEIKKSPEVAFVEPDYTMYLSYEESEPELTDRALTTQSGAPWGLGTISHRTSGSTSYIYDTTAGQGSYAYVVDSGVQVSHTNFGGRASLGYNAVGGAHEDTLGHGTHVAGTIASSTYGVAKQANIISVKVFAGSSGSTSTILAGFNWAVNDITSKSRAGRSVINLSLGGPASQTWTSAINAAYNSGVLSVVAAGNGDQFGRPLPVSGQSPANAPNALTVAAIDSSWRPASFTNYGAGVDVFGPGVNILSTWIGSNSATNTISGTSMACPHVAGLALYLQVLEGLSTPASVTNRIKSLATTGRITGTLSGSPNSVAYNGNGA